The following DNA comes from Amycolatopsis albispora.
GGCATCGGCCCGAGCGGCGTCGCGTCCACTGTGGACAGCCGGGTGATGGTGTGGTTGACCGCCCGCCGGATCGGGAAGCGGCTGAGCACCGCGACGCCGTAACGCCGCCGCTCCGCGCGCCCCGGCTCGGGATCCTTGTCGTAGATGGGCGCGAAGAACAGCTCCATCCCGGTGCGCCGCGCCAGCTCGGCGGCCTGGTCGGCGTACCCGCTGCGGGCCGACCAGTGCACGTCGACCTCCTGCAGCCCGACCACGTCCGCCCGCGAACCGGTGATCACCCCGGCGGTGCGTGCCAGGTCGAGCCTGCCGTCCATGCCGATGCCGGAGTGGATGTTGAAGGTCAGCACCCGCAGCGCGGCGCCGGACGCGGCCGCCGCCGGGACCGCGGCCACCACCAGCAGGAACGCGGTCAACAGCGCCTCGGCCCGGCGGTTCACTTCGGCCGGTCCCGGTCCTTGCTCGGCTGCACGCGCTTGGGCTCCCCCGGCATTTTCGGATAGTCGGGCGGATACGGCATTTCCGCCTGCCCGGTGTCGCGCTCGTCGCGGTCGTACCACTCGAGCAGCGTCTCCAGGCCGAACGCCTCGTCGTCCAACCCGGCGTGCGCGTCGCCGTGCTCGGCCAGCCACGACGGCACGGTCAGCACGTCGAACTCGTCCGGGTCGGCCTCGGCCAGCTGGTCCCAGGTCAGCGGCGTGGACACGGTGGCACGCGGGGTGCCGCGCACCGACCACGACGAGGCGACAGTCCGGTCCCGCGCGGCCTGGTTGTAGTCGATGAACACCCGGCCGCCGCGTTCCTCCTTCCACCACGAGATGGTCGCCAGCTCCGGCACGCGCCGCTCCACCTCGCGGCCGAGCGCGATGACCGCGTGCCGCACGGCGATGAAGTCCCACTCGGGCCGGATCCGCACCAGCACGTGCACGCCGCGGCCACCGGAGGTCTTCGGGTAGCCGGTCAGCCCGGCGTCGGCCAGCACCTCGCGCACCGTCCCGGCGACACGCACGGCGTCGGCGAAGCGCGCTTCCTCCGGCGGGTCCACGTCGATGCGCAACTCGTCCGGGTGGTCCACGTCGGGGCGTCGCACCGGCCACGGGTGGAAGTCGAAGGTGCCCAGGTTCGCCGCCCAGGCGAAGACCGCGGGCTCGGTCGGGCAGACCTCCTCGGCGGTCCGGCCGGACGGGAAGGTGATCTTCACGCGGTCCACCCAGCCGGGTGCGCCCTTGGGCACGCGCTTGGCGTAGAACAGCTCGCCGGTCACGCCGTCCGGATAACGCTTGAGCGTGGTCGGCCGCTCGCCGATCGCGCGCAGCAGCGGCTCGCCGACGGCCAGGTAGTACTCCACCACCTGCCGCTTGGTGATGCCGCGCTCGGGGAAGTACACCTTGTCCGGGCTGGACACCCGTACCGTGCGCTCGCCCACCTGGTACTCGACTGGGTCACCGTGTTTGGCCACGCGCCTAACCTAGTCGCGGATCGCTCTCCAGGACGGACATCTGAACCGCGTCGTGCCATTCGCCGTCCCAGTGCAGCGCGTCGCGGAGCACGCCTTCGGCGACGAACCCGCACTTCTCGTAGACCCGCCGCGCCCGCGGGTTGAAGTCGTAGACCTCCAGCCCGATGCGGTGCAGGCCGACCACGTCCAGCCCGAACGCGACCAGCAGCCGGGTCGCCTCGGTGCCGTACCCGCGGCCGAAGGCGTGCCCGCCGAGCGCGATCCGGAAGTCCATCGACCGGTTGTCCTCGTCCAGGTCCATCAGCACGACCTCACCCAGGTACACGCCGTCGGTGTTGCGCACCACCGCGTAGTCCGCGCGGTCGTGCGCCCCCGGCCTGCCCTTGAGGTAGTCGTGGACCTGCTCACGGGTGAAGACGCCGTGCGTACCGGTCAGCCGCCGGGTTTCGGGGTCCTGGAGCACGGCCCACGCGCCGTCGAGAAAGGTTTCGTCGAGTTGCCGCAGGGTCACCAGCTCACCGGGCAGGCCGGGCTGGTCACGCAGCGCCGCGAGATTCAGCACCCCGCCACTGGACCACGTGCGGGCACCCGCCGTCACCCCGATTACCGTGGGTGCCATGACCGGCCGGACCAAACTGATCGTGGCGCTGGTGCTGTTCGCGGCACTGGTCGCGGTCGCGCTCGTGGTCGACGTCCCGGCGCCGGCCGAGCTGCGTGCCTGGGCGACCGGCGCCGGCTGGATCGCGCCGGTGCTGCTGCTCGGCGCGTATTCGGTGCTGACCGTGGCGCCGATCCCCCGCACCAGCTTCAACGTGGTCTCCGGCCTGCTGCTCGGCAACGTGCTCGGCATCGGGGTGGCCCTGCTCGCCACGGTGCTCTCGGCCGCGCTCGGCTTCGGGCTGGCCAGGGTGCTCGGCCGCGAATGGGTGGCCGGGCACCTCGAACGCGGCCGCTTCCGCGCGCTGGACGCCCGGCTGGCCGACGGCGGGGTGCTCGCGGTGGCTTCGCTGCGGATGATCCCGTTTGTCCCGTTCGCCCCGATGAGCTGGGCGTGCGGTGTGCTGTCGGTCCGGTTCTGGCCGTACCTGGTGGGCACCGCGCTCGGCAGCCTGCCCGGCACCGTGCTGGTGGTGCTGGTCGGCGACGCCCTCACCGGCACCACACATCCGGCCCTGTTGGCTTGCTTCGCGGGGCTCGCGCTCATCGGCGCGGCCGGGCTGTACCGCGTGATCCGGCGCACAAAACCGGAATCCGCCGCACCCGCGCCCGCGGTGTCGTGACAGCGCCGCCCACCGCGCCCGCTACACTCGAACGGGTGCGCTGAGCGGTCGCTCGCGCCGAGCCAGCCAGCATGCGCCGTCGTCTTCCGAGGAGTAGTTGCCATCGACACCGGTCAGTTGATCGCAGGGCACTACCGCCTGGTCGAGCACATTGGCAGCGGCGCCATGGGCGTGGTGTGGCGGGCCATCGACGAGCGGCTCGAGCGCTCGGTCGCGGTCAAGCAGATCCTCGCCCAGCCCGGCCTGTCCGAGGCCGAGCGGATCAACTCCAGGCAGCGCGCGATGCGCGAGGCGAAGAACGCCGCGCGCTTCCAGCACCCGAACGCCATCGTGGTGTTCGACATCGCCCAGCACGACGGCGACCCCTGCCTGATCATGGAGTACCTGCCGTCGCGCAGCCTGGCCGCGGTGCTCGCGGAGAACCCCACGCTGCCGCTGCCCCAGGTGGCGCGGATCGGCGAGCAGGTGGCCGCGGCGCTGGTGGCCGCGCACCGGGCGGGCATCGTGCACCGCGACGTCAAGCCGGGCAACATCCTGATCGACGACGCCGGCACCACCAAGATCACCGACTTCGGCATCTCGCGGGCCGCCGGTGACCTCACGCTCACCCAGACCGGGCTGATCGGCGGCACGCCCGCCTACCTGGCGCCCGAGCTGGCCCGCGGTGCCGACCCGTCACCGGGGTCGGACGTGTTCGCGCTCGGCGCCACGCTCTACCACGCGCTGGAGGGCGTCGCGCCCTACGGCAACTCCACGAACCAGCTCGCGCTGCTGTACAAGGCGGCCAACGGCAAGGTCGAGCCGCCACGCAAGTCCGGCGCGGCCACCGCGCTGCTGATGAGCATGCTGCAGGTCGAACCGGAGGAACGGCCGAGCATGCCCGAGGCCCGCGAGCGGCTCGCCGCACTGGCCAGGGGCGAGGGCGACACACGCGCGGCCGCGGTCTCCCCGGCGCTCGGTGTCGCCGGAGGCGGCCGACAGCCCGCCACGCCCGCCGGGGGCAACCCGGTTTCGCGCACCCCGTGGGCACGCACCGACAAGGCGCCCGGGGTGCCCGCCGCGGTACCGGTCGCCGCGCCGAAGCCGGTCAACCCGACCTCGTCGTTCCCGCCGCAGAGACCGGCGGCGGCGCCGCAGCAGACCGCCGCCGCACCCCAGCAGGCCCCGGCCGCCCCGCCCGCGCTCAGCTCCGGGCGGACCCCGGCCCAGCAGTCCGAAGCCAAGCGCAAGGCGCTCATGCTCGGCGCCGGTGGCGCCGCGGTGCTGGTGGTCGCCGTAGTGGTGCTCATCGTGCTGTCCACCAGCGGTGACGACGGGTCCGGTGACACCGCGCAGGGCGCCCCGCCCCCCACCAGCCAGTCGCAGGCCCCCGCCGAGTCCTCGGCCCCGCCCAGCTCGGCCAAGCCGTCGCAGCAGAACACCACCAGCTCCGGCAAGGTCGAATGGGGACCGGCCGGGCAGAAGGTGATCGACTTCTACAACCTGCCCGGTGGTGCGGCCGCGTCCTGGGCCATGCTGACCCCGGCCGGGCAGGCCGACTACGGCAGCGCCGCGGCCTTCGAGCAGTACTGGCAGCAGTTCAAGTCGGTCAGCTCCAAGGGCGCCACCGCCTACAAGCGGGCGAACAACGAGGACGGCTCGGTCGACATCAAGGTCACCGTGAGCCACAGCGGCGGCTCGGTGGAGAAGGTGGTCCGGGTGGTCGCGGTGAATGGCCAGCTCTACGTCGACACGAACACCAAGCTCGACGGCGCCGCCCCGCAGCAGTGAGTCAGCTGGTGAAGTAGACGCGCCGCGCGTTGTCCCCGGCCACCATCCGCCGGAACCGCCCGGCGTCCGCTTCGGTCCACGATCCGGCTTCGACACCGCCGGTCAGCACCTCGTCCAAGGCGCGCCGGAACAGCGTGGCCGCGAGGAAGTACAGCTCCGGCAGGCCGAAGGCGTCGGAGCTGTAGAGCACCTTCCCGAACGGCGCCAGCTCGGTGAGTTCCGCGAGCAGCGCGCCGGCGCGGTCGCCGAGATTGTGCGCGGCGAGTCCGATGTCGACGAACACCGTGCCGAACACCTGCGCCAGGTAACCCGCTTCCCGGTGGAACGGGTAGTTGTGCAGCAGCAGCAACGGAATCCCGGTCGGCTGCAGTGCCCGCAGCAACGGCATGAGCAGCAACGGATCGGCGTCACGCAGGTTCAGGTCGGGGTCGCCGAGGCCGATGTGGAACTGCACGGGCAGCCCGAGGTCCACTCCGCACCAGATGGCGAACCGGTGCAGCACCTCGTCCGCGACCCGGCCCTGCCCCGCGCGCAGGAACCGCCCGGCGGCAGCGGTGACCTCGGCCGGGCTGGGGCGTTCCGGGGCGAGGTCCAGTCCGGTCCGGTACGCGGCGACAGATTTCACGCCGACCGCGTTTTCCGTGCGCGCGGCCAGCCTGTCGCGGAAGGACGCGGCGAAACCGGCGGCGGACACACCGTCGGCGAGCACCTGCTCGGCGACCTGTTCCAACCGGACGATCTCGTGCGCGGGCGCGTCCGCGAGCGCACCGAGATCCGCCAGGCCCAGCAGCGGTTCCGGCTCGAACCCGGTGTCCACCAGCAACGCGCTCAGCCCGGCCGCGCCGAGGAACCGCCTGCCGACCTCGGTGTGGCCCAGTTCGGTTCGCCGGCGGAGGTATTCGTCAGCGGGTGCGTGGGTTTCCAGGTCCAGCACCGGCGCGCACCACCGGCGGACGGCCAGCCCGATGCGTGAGTCGAACAGCGAACCGCCCAGCGTGCCCGGCTCGGGCGCCTCGGTGAGCAGGGCTTCGAAGGCGTGCCGGTCCAGGTCGCGCCGCACCACCGAGTGGCAGTGGTGGTCGACCAGCGGAAGTTCGGGCTCCATCTGTCCTCTCTCGACCGGATAGCGGACGACAAAGTTGATCGTTCACGCGAAACTGATGCTCTGTCCAGACCGCGGCTGAAGGGGTTTGAGGGATGGACCAGCACGATCGCGAAGCGCGTGCCGGACAGGCCAGGCCGCTCGCCGCGGCGCTCGGCGAGCGCGGGGTCGCCGCCGTCGCGGTGACCTGGGTGGACACCAGCGGCATCACCCGCGTCAAGGCGGTCCCGGTGCCGCGGCTCGAGCACGCCGCCGCCTGGGGCATCGGCGCGTCGCCGGTGTTCGACGCCTTCCTGGTCGACGATTCCGCGGTGACCGGCCGGTTCGCCGGCGGCCCGGCGGGTGACCTGCGGCTGCACCCCGACCTGGACCGGCTGACCGTGCTGGCCGCACAACCGGGCTGGGCCTGGGCGCCCGCCGACCGCTACCAGCAGGACGGCACACCACACCCGGGCGATTCGCGGCTCCTCGCGCGCCAGGCCGTCGCCCGGCTCGCCGAACTCGGCCTGACCGCGCGGCTGGCCTTCGAGGTCGAATGGTGCGTGTCCCTCGGTGACGGTGACGAGTTCGTCCCGGCGAGTCCGGGCCCGGCCTACGGCATGTCCAGGATCGCCGACCTGTCCGGTTACCTGCACGAACTGCTGGAGGCGCTGAGCGCGCAGGGCGTGGCCGTCGAGCAGTTGCACCCCGAATACGCCGCCGGTCAGTTCGAGGTGTCGGTGGCGGCAACGGACCCGGTGGGCGCGGCGGACCTGCTGGTACTGGTGCGCGAGACCATTCGCGCGGTCGGCCGGCGACACGGCCTGCGCACCACCTTCGCGCCGAAGGTGGTGGCGGGCGGGGTCGGCAACGGCGGGCACGTGCACCTGAGCCTGTGGCGTGACGGCACCAACCTGATGGCCGACGGCGACGGCTGGCACGGGCTCACCGAGCTGGCCGAGGCCTTCGCGGGCGGCATCCTGGACCGGCTGCCCGGCCTGCTCGCCATCGGCGCGCCGTCGGTGGCCAGCTACCTGCGGCTGGTGCCGTCGCACTGGGCCGGTCCGTTCCGCTGCTGGGGCTGGGAGAACCGCGAAGCCGCGCTGCGCCTGGTTTCCGGGGAGTCCGGCCACGGCCAGCGCGCGGCGAACCTGGAGGTCAAGGCGTTCGACGGGGCCGCGAACCCGTACCTGGTGGTGGCCGCGCTGCTCGCCGCGGGCTCCACCGGCATCGCCGAGCAGGCGGCGCTGCCCGAGCCGATCCAGGTCGACCCGGCCACCCTGCCCGAGGACACCGTGCAACGCCTGCCGGACAACCTCAGCGCGGCGGTCACCGCCTTCGAAGCGGACCCGGCGCTGCGCAAGGCGCTCGGCGAGGAACTGGTGGACACCGTGATCACCGTGCGTCGCGGCGAGGTCGCCTTGTTCGGCGGCCTCTCCGCCGAAGAAGTCGTGGCGCGCACCCGATGGCGCTACTGACGCGATACCGTGAAGCCATGGCCGCTGCCAAGAACAGCACCGGCAGGTCGGACGACGAGCCGAACCCCCGGTTCCACGAAGACCTCGTCGGGCTGGACCCGGCGGATCCGGAAGCCCAGGAGTTCGCCCGCCATCTCGACCGGATCGAGCGCTGCGGGCCCGCCTTCACCGTGGAGGCCTCGCTGGACGGGGTGGCCGAGTTCGCCGACTCCAGCCGCCGCGCCGGTGGTTTGCGCTGGTGGACGGCGGTGGCCGTGGTGTGCCTCATCCTGATCGGCGTGATCGTCGCCTCGTGGGACATCGTGCTGCGGACGCTGGCCTGGCTCGCCGAGTAACGTGGGTGGTGTGAAAGGTATGAAGCCCGTTGTCGGCGCGACTCCCCGCGTGGTGAAGTCCGAGCAGGAGTGGCGGGAGCAGCTCGGCCCCGAGGAGTACGCGGTGCTGCGTGAGGCAGGCACCGAACGCCCGTTCACCGGCGAGTACACCGACACCAAGACCACCGGCGTCTACGAGTGCCGCGCCTGCGGCGCCGAGTTGTTCCGCAGCGACACCAAGTTCGAAAGCCACTGCGGCTGGCCGTCGTTCTACGACCCCGCCGATTCCGACGCGGTGCTGCTGCGTGAGGACCGCACCATGGGCATGGTCCGCATCGAGGTGCTGTGCGCGTCGTGCCACAGCCACCTCGGGCACGTGTTCGAGGGCGAGGGCTACGACACGCCGACCGACCAGCGGTACTGCATCAACTCGATCTCGCTGAAACTGGTGCCCAAGCCGTAACCCGTTCCGGGGACAGCCGCCTCCCCCGCCCGATACCGTGACGCGCACGCTTCGGGTGGGAGGGGCACCGAATGGCTGATCCGTGGGGGCTGTCCGGCCCGGTTTTCCTGATCATCTACGCCTGCTGCCTGGCCGTACCGACCGTGGTGCTGGCCTCCGGGCTGGTGCGGCTCCGCTCGGGCACCGCCGGCGCGGGGCAGGGCCCGCTCGACGCGGTCCAGGCCGCGTTCCTGCGCGGCGGCCCGCGACGCGCGGCCGAGACGGTGCTGGCCGGGCTGATCGAGCGCGGCCTGCTGCGGGCGGATTCCTCGGGCACCCTGCGCCACACCGGCGGCGCCGGCGCGAACCCGCTGGAACAGCAGGTGCTGGCGAGCACGAGCGGCGCGGGCGGTCGCACGCCACTGACGCTGGTCACCGGGCTCGGCCGCTCCGGTGCCATGCAGGCGCTGCGGGCCGACCTGGTCGCCAAGGGACTGCTGGTCGACGCCCGGCGGCGGCGTGCGGTGTGCTTCACCGCGCTCGGGCTGTACGGCCTCGTGCTGCTGCTCGGCCTGTTCCGGATCGCGGTCGGAGTCGCCGGGCAGTTCCCGGTCGGCTACCTGACGCTGATGGTGGTCGCCGCGCTGGCCGGCCTGATCACCACGTCGACGCTGCTGGTGCGCGGCGGTGACCAGCCGACGCAGGAAGGCAGGCGGACGCACACGGCCACCTTCCCCGGAGCGCCGGGAAAGGTGGCCGCTCACGGCCTTTCGTCGTACCCGGACCACAAGATCCGCAAGGCACTGCGGTACAGCATGGCCCTGCCCCGGCGGCGGCGGTCGAATTCTTCGTGCGGAAGCTATGCCGGTGGTGCCATGGTGAGTGGTACGGGTTGCGCGTCGGCCGGCAGCGGCTGCTCGTCGTCGTCCTCGTCGGGTGGTGGCAGCAGTTGCGGAGGCGGCGGCGGTTGCGGTGGTGGTGGCGGAGGAGGCTGAGCGATGGACGAGACCTGGGGCCTGACCGGATCCGGTTTCCTCGGGCTGTACCTGGCCCTCTTGGTGGTTCCGGGGCTGCTCGGCGCGCTGGTCACGCTGGCCGTCCGGCAGCTGCGGCTGCACGGCTCCGCACCGGACGATTCGCCGTTGCCGACCGACTACCACGTCGCCTACCTGGCCCGCGGTCCGCTGCGTGCGGTCGAAACGGCCATCGCCGCCCTGGTCGACCGCGGCAGCCTGCGGGCGGAAAGCGGCGGGCGCGTCACCTCGGTCGGCGGTGAGCCGGAGGACGACCTCGAGCGCGTCATCTTCGAGACCGGTTATCTCGGCACGACCACGAACGAAGCCGCGGTCGCCGCGCTGAAGTCACCGGAGCTGACCGAGATCCGGCGTGATCTCGAACTCCGCCGGCTGATCGAGCCGGAGTTGCCCACGCACGTGATCTGGCTCGGGGTCACCGTGCTCTACGGCCTGGTCACGCTGTTCGGCCTGGTGCGCTGGTTCGCGGTGGTCACCACGAGCACACCGATCGGTTTCCTCAGCTTCCTGATCTTCGTCGCGGCCGGTGCCGCCTTCGCCGCGCTGGCCCCGGCCCGCCGGCGGCCGCGGTTGCTCAAAACCGAGCTGGGCAAGCAGGTGCTGCGCGCGTCACGGCAGAACCTGACCGGCGTGACGCGTGAGGTCGCGCTGAACGGCGGCCTGTCAGCCTATCCGGATCCCGAGGTCGCGCCGGTGCTGGAGCTGAAGTTCAACCGCTCGCGTCGACGCTACCCGGGGACCAGCAGCGCCGGGGTGATCGCCGGAACGCTGCTCGCGGGCGCGTTCGGGCACGGGGTGCCCGGCGACAGCGGCGCCGGGGACGGCGGTGGCTGCGGTTCCGGCTGCGGTGGCGGTTGTGGTGGTGGCGGAGGCGGCGGCAGCTGATGCCGGTGGAATTACGGCCAGAACTGTCGGTGCACTGACCTAGGCTCCGGACAGGTTCGATTCGGTGGGAGGCCGAGTGATGAAAGACCCATGGGGCATCTCGGGTCCGGGGTTCATCGTGGGGTACCTGTGCCTGCTGGCCGCACCACTGGTGATCGCGCTCGTCGGCCGCATCGTGCTCGCTTTCACCGGGAAGCGGGCGGCCACCGCGTACGTGCCCGGCAACGTGTACGAGGTGGCGTTCCTGGCCGGTGGGCACGACCGGGTCGTCGAGACCGCCGTGGCGTCGCTGCTCGAGCGCGGGGTGTTCCGCGCGGACAGCACGGGGCGGGTGAGCGCCGCCGGTGCGGTGCCGTCCGATCCGGTGGAGCAGGCGGTGTACCGGGTGGTCGCGCGCCGCGGCACCACGCGGATGCCCGACCTGCGCCGCGAACTGCGCTCGGCGGCGGTGCTTCGCGGCATGGCCAAGCATCTCACCGACGCCGGGCTGATCCGGCCCATCGGCGGGCGCGTGGTCCTGCGGCGGATGGTGTTCTCGCTGTACCTGCTGGTGCTGGGCATCGGCGTGGTGCGGCTGATCAGCGGTATCGCGCTGGACCGGCCGGTGGGTGTGCTGATCTTCCTGCTGATCATCGCCGCGGTGGCCACGTTCATCGCCTCACGGGTGGCCAAGGCGGCGCCCATGGTGCGGCCGACCGCGCAGGGCTCGGTGCAGCTGGCGAGCGCGCGGAAGGCGCAGTCGCAGCGGCATTCCACGCGGTCGGGCGGCCCGCACCGGTCGTCCGCGGCGGTGCCGATCCTCGCCGGTGCCGCGGGCGCGGTCGCGC
Coding sequences within:
- a CDS encoding endonuclease/exonuclease/phosphatase family protein, translated to MNRRAEALLTAFLLVVAAVPAAAASGAALRVLTFNIHSGIGMDGRLDLARTAGVITGSRADVVGLQEVDVHWSARSGYADQAAELARRTGMELFFAPIYDKDPEPGRAERRRYGVAVLSRFPIRRAVNHTITRLSTVDATPLGPMPGFAEAELEVCGRVLRFFVTHLDHRPDPAVRTTQVGDMLRVLGPGVLAGDLNAGPSAAELRPLFDKLPPTGVDGATFPADAPDRRLDYVLSTLAPVTTRIPVERVASDHRPVLATVQLP
- the ligD gene encoding non-homologous end-joining DNA ligase — translated: MAKHGDPVEYQVGERTVRVSSPDKVYFPERGITKRQVVEYYLAVGEPLLRAIGERPTTLKRYPDGVTGELFYAKRVPKGAPGWVDRVKITFPSGRTAEEVCPTEPAVFAWAANLGTFDFHPWPVRRPDVDHPDELRIDVDPPEEARFADAVRVAGTVREVLADAGLTGYPKTSGGRGVHVLVRIRPEWDFIAVRHAVIALGREVERRVPELATISWWKEERGGRVFIDYNQAARDRTVASSWSVRGTPRATVSTPLTWDQLAEADPDEFDVLTVPSWLAEHGDAHAGLDDEAFGLETLLEWYDRDERDTGQAEMPYPPDYPKMPGEPKRVQPSKDRDRPK
- a CDS encoding GNAT family N-acetyltransferase, with amino-acid sequence MAPTVIGVTAGARTWSSGGVLNLAALRDQPGLPGELVTLRQLDETFLDGAWAVLQDPETRRLTGTHGVFTREQVHDYLKGRPGAHDRADYAVVRNTDGVYLGEVVLMDLDEDNRSMDFRIALGGHAFGRGYGTEATRLLVAFGLDVVGLHRIGLEVYDFNPRARRVYEKCGFVAEGVLRDALHWDGEWHDAVQMSVLESDPRLG
- a CDS encoding TVP38/TMEM64 family protein, with amino-acid sequence MTGRTKLIVALVLFAALVAVALVVDVPAPAELRAWATGAGWIAPVLLLGAYSVLTVAPIPRTSFNVVSGLLLGNVLGIGVALLATVLSAALGFGLARVLGREWVAGHLERGRFRALDARLADGGVLAVASLRMIPFVPFAPMSWACGVLSVRFWPYLVGTALGSLPGTVLVVLVGDALTGTTHPALLACFAGLALIGAAGLYRVIRRTKPESAAPAPAVS
- a CDS encoding serine/threonine-protein kinase, which codes for MGVVWRAIDERLERSVAVKQILAQPGLSEAERINSRQRAMREAKNAARFQHPNAIVVFDIAQHDGDPCLIMEYLPSRSLAAVLAENPTLPLPQVARIGEQVAAALVAAHRAGIVHRDVKPGNILIDDAGTTKITDFGISRAAGDLTLTQTGLIGGTPAYLAPELARGADPSPGSDVFALGATLYHALEGVAPYGNSTNQLALLYKAANGKVEPPRKSGAATALLMSMLQVEPEERPSMPEARERLAALARGEGDTRAAAVSPALGVAGGGRQPATPAGGNPVSRTPWARTDKAPGVPAAVPVAAPKPVNPTSSFPPQRPAAAPQQTAAAPQQAPAAPPALSSGRTPAQQSEAKRKALMLGAGGAAVLVVAVVVLIVLSTSGDDGSGDTAQGAPPPTSQSQAPAESSAPPSSAKPSQQNTTSSGKVEWGPAGQKVIDFYNLPGGAAASWAMLTPAGQADYGSAAAFEQYWQQFKSVSSKGATAYKRANNEDGSVDIKVTVSHSGGSVEKVVRVVAVNGQLYVDTNTKLDGAAPQQ
- a CDS encoding amidohydrolase family protein, producing the protein MEPELPLVDHHCHSVVRRDLDRHAFEALLTEAPEPGTLGGSLFDSRIGLAVRRWCAPVLDLETHAPADEYLRRRTELGHTEVGRRFLGAAGLSALLVDTGFEPEPLLGLADLGALADAPAHEIVRLEQVAEQVLADGVSAAGFAASFRDRLAARTENAVGVKSVAAYRTGLDLAPERPSPAEVTAAAGRFLRAGQGRVADEVLHRFAIWCGVDLGLPVQFHIGLGDPDLNLRDADPLLLMPLLRALQPTGIPLLLLHNYPFHREAGYLAQVFGTVFVDIGLAAHNLGDRAGALLAELTELAPFGKVLYSSDAFGLPELYFLAATLFRRALDEVLTGGVEAGSWTEADAGRFRRMVAGDNARRVYFTS
- a CDS encoding glutamine synthetase family protein, producing the protein MDQHDREARAGQARPLAAALGERGVAAVAVTWVDTSGITRVKAVPVPRLEHAAAWGIGASPVFDAFLVDDSAVTGRFAGGPAGDLRLHPDLDRLTVLAAQPGWAWAPADRYQQDGTPHPGDSRLLARQAVARLAELGLTARLAFEVEWCVSLGDGDEFVPASPGPAYGMSRIADLSGYLHELLEALSAQGVAVEQLHPEYAAGQFEVSVAATDPVGAADLLVLVRETIRAVGRRHGLRTTFAPKVVAGGVGNGGHVHLSLWRDGTNLMADGDGWHGLTELAEAFAGGILDRLPGLLAIGAPSVASYLRLVPSHWAGPFRCWGWENREAALRLVSGESGHGQRAANLEVKAFDGAANPYLVVAALLAAGSTGIAEQAALPEPIQVDPATLPEDTVQRLPDNLSAAVTAFEADPALRKALGEELVDTVITVRRGEVALFGGLSAEEVVARTRWRY
- the msrB gene encoding peptide-methionine (R)-S-oxide reductase MsrB yields the protein MKPVVGATPRVVKSEQEWREQLGPEEYAVLREAGTERPFTGEYTDTKTTGVYECRACGAELFRSDTKFESHCGWPSFYDPADSDAVLLREDRTMGMVRIEVLCASCHSHLGHVFEGEGYDTPTDQRYCINSISLKLVPKP
- a CDS encoding TIGR04222 domain-containing membrane protein, which produces MADPWGLSGPVFLIIYACCLAVPTVVLASGLVRLRSGTAGAGQGPLDAVQAAFLRGGPRRAAETVLAGLIERGLLRADSSGTLRHTGGAGANPLEQQVLASTSGAGGRTPLTLVTGLGRSGAMQALRADLVAKGLLVDARRRRAVCFTALGLYGLVLLLGLFRIAVGVAGQFPVGYLTLMVVAALAGLITTSTLLVRGGDQPTQEGRRTHTATFPGAPGKVAAHGLSSYPDHKIRKALRYSMALPRRRRSNSSCGSYAGGAMVSGTGCASAGSGCSSSSSSGGGSSCGGGGGCGGGGGGG
- a CDS encoding TIGR04222 domain-containing membrane protein; amino-acid sequence: MDETWGLTGSGFLGLYLALLVVPGLLGALVTLAVRQLRLHGSAPDDSPLPTDYHVAYLARGPLRAVETAIAALVDRGSLRAESGGRVTSVGGEPEDDLERVIFETGYLGTTTNEAAVAALKSPELTEIRRDLELRRLIEPELPTHVIWLGVTVLYGLVTLFGLVRWFAVVTTSTPIGFLSFLIFVAAGAAFAALAPARRRPRLLKTELGKQVLRASRQNLTGVTREVALNGGLSAYPDPEVAPVLELKFNRSRRRYPGTSSAGVIAGTLLAGAFGHGVPGDSGAGDGGGCGSGCGGGCGGGGGGGS
- a CDS encoding TIGR04222 domain-containing membrane protein, with translation MKDPWGISGPGFIVGYLCLLAAPLVIALVGRIVLAFTGKRAATAYVPGNVYEVAFLAGGHDRVVETAVASLLERGVFRADSTGRVSAAGAVPSDPVEQAVYRVVARRGTTRMPDLRRELRSAAVLRGMAKHLTDAGLIRPIGGRVVLRRMVFSLYLLVLGIGVVRLISGIALDRPVGVLIFLLIIAAVATFIASRVAKAAPMVRPTAQGSVQLASARKAQSQRHSTRSGGPHRSSAAVPILAGAAGAVALGGMMMYPDEELRTALAAPPAGGSSGGDGGGSSCSGGSSGCGGGCGGGCGG